Proteins encoded within one genomic window of Dyadobacter chenhuakuii:
- a CDS encoding hybrid sensor histidine kinase/response regulator, whose translation MSEKPITILYIDDEEHNLHSFKASFRKQYDITIASSVIDAELILEKQDFCIILADQRMPIMTGVQFFEKIRTKYPKPIRILITGHTDIGAAIDAINKGEVFRFIDKPWDYGYVENAISHAYDIYKTREDLKERNEELQKANEELDKFVYSASHDLRAPLMSVLGIVNLALLEDDIKSQNEYLELIRQSVKKLDTFIINIIDYYKNARGVPVVTDISFEELVTEVQATIQYLPEYGNLKMTTDIEQDGVFRSDVMKLRIIFNNLINNAIKFQDTNKQNQFVHLKIKSTPSSAKITIEDNGSGIKDSDQDKIFKMFYRAGATNSGSGIGLYIVHEAIAKLGGEISVSSKVGEGSIFEVNIPSIHK comes from the coding sequence ATGAGTGAAAAACCAATAACCATCCTTTACATTGACGATGAGGAGCATAACCTTCATTCGTTCAAGGCTTCTTTCCGGAAGCAGTACGATATCACAATTGCCTCATCTGTAATAGATGCGGAATTGATCCTTGAAAAACAGGATTTCTGCATTATACTCGCAGATCAGCGCATGCCCATTATGACGGGCGTGCAGTTTTTTGAGAAAATCAGGACTAAATATCCCAAACCAATCCGGATTCTCATCACAGGCCACACTGATATTGGCGCCGCGATCGATGCCATTAACAAGGGAGAAGTGTTCAGGTTTATCGACAAGCCCTGGGATTATGGTTATGTAGAGAATGCAATTTCGCACGCTTACGACATTTATAAAACGCGCGAAGATCTTAAGGAGCGGAATGAAGAGTTGCAGAAGGCGAATGAAGAGCTCGATAAGTTTGTTTACAGCGCTTCCCACGACTTGCGCGCGCCGTTGATGTCCGTGCTGGGGATCGTGAACCTGGCGCTGCTGGAAGACGATATCAAATCCCAGAACGAATATCTGGAACTGATCCGGCAGTCGGTTAAAAAGCTGGATACATTCATTATTAATATCATTGATTACTACAAAAATGCAAGAGGCGTTCCAGTCGTTACGGACATCAGTTTCGAAGAGCTCGTAACCGAAGTGCAGGCCACCATCCAATATCTGCCCGAATACGGCAACCTGAAAATGACCACTGACATTGAGCAGGATGGTGTGTTCCGGTCGGATGTAATGAAGCTCCGGATTATATTCAATAACCTGATCAACAATGCTATAAAATTCCAGGATACGAACAAGCAGAACCAGTTCGTGCATCTGAAAATCAAGTCCACGCCGAGCTCAGCCAAGATCACCATCGAGGACAATGGCTCGGGGATAAAAGATTCGGATCAGGACAAAATTTTCAAAATGTTTTACCGGGCAGGCGCAACAAACAGTGGATCAGGCATAGGTTTGTACATTGTACATGAAGCGATTGCTAAACTCGGAGGTGAGATTAGCGTTTCTTCCAAAGTTGGCGAAGGAAGTATTTTCGAAGTCAACATCCCTTCTATCCATAAATAA
- a CDS encoding sensor histidine kinase, producing MKFLKHLFAITFLLSAKLVYGIPVNFYQGSQIIGKQVEIFEDVTNARNFEQVLKTNAFVQSTDDTPNMGLSQSTFWIRFSIANKSASSLLYLELAHPLIHTCELFEIEGAKVKVETNRENADFNERRIKHQNLVFALDIRPGQQKNYYLRVKGYNQVILPLILRDQETFFEAAQIGETINGIFAGIIAVMVLYNVFIYFSTRDKSYLFYVLYVLFVGLAQTALSGYGFKYIWPFAPKFNSVATIYFSGVAGIFAMLFVKNFLQLPEKWPPGVFILNVIIALYSSTGLLNLLGFELLSFRAVDVSGGVGAIGLFIIGFKLSKENYRPAKLFLLAWSIFLLGLFLLVLRNINILPYNIFTTYTMQFGSIAEVVLLSIALADKINIFKKEREESQEEALRVSLENEKIIMEQNINLERSVNERTAELQHANTELNVTLNKLKDTQTQLLDSEKMASLGQLTAGIAHEINNPINFVSSNIRPLRRDIDDVLEILDSYNDIQGVDSIDQLRVKIKEIERLKEDLDLDYIKTELGTLLKGMEDGASRTVEIVKGLKIFSRVDESDLNVVNINEGIESTLIILNYQMGNSIHLVKELGNIPSIECFAGKLNQVFMNILNNSIYALLNAKTEGKTPTIWVRSWLQDPENISISIRDNGPGMPPAVRAKIFEPFFTTKQVGDGTGLGLSIVFKIIEVHSGNIQVNTEVGEGTEFLITLPVKQKARPIQDFNE from the coding sequence ATGAAATTTTTAAAGCACCTATTTGCAATCACATTTCTACTTTCCGCAAAGCTCGTTTACGGCATCCCGGTGAATTTTTACCAGGGCTCACAAATCATTGGCAAGCAGGTTGAAATTTTTGAAGATGTCACCAATGCGCGCAATTTTGAGCAGGTCCTGAAAACCAACGCTTTCGTTCAGAGTACGGACGACACGCCTAATATGGGGCTGAGCCAGTCCACATTCTGGATCCGGTTTTCCATCGCCAACAAATCGGCCAGCTCGCTGCTATACCTGGAACTTGCGCATCCGCTGATACATACCTGTGAGCTTTTTGAGATTGAAGGCGCAAAGGTTAAAGTTGAAACAAATCGTGAAAATGCGGACTTCAATGAACGACGGATCAAACACCAGAATCTTGTTTTTGCGCTTGATATAAGGCCGGGCCAGCAAAAGAACTATTATCTGCGGGTGAAGGGCTACAACCAGGTGATCCTTCCGCTCATTCTGCGCGACCAGGAAACATTCTTCGAAGCCGCGCAGATCGGCGAGACCATCAATGGCATTTTCGCAGGGATCATTGCAGTAATGGTGCTTTATAATGTCTTCATTTACTTCTCCACCCGTGACAAGAGTTACCTGTTTTACGTGCTTTATGTGTTGTTCGTTGGATTGGCGCAAACCGCATTGTCTGGTTATGGGTTTAAGTATATCTGGCCATTTGCACCAAAATTCAACTCCGTAGCAACTATTTACTTCTCAGGTGTCGCCGGAATCTTCGCTATGCTTTTCGTGAAAAACTTTCTGCAGCTTCCCGAAAAATGGCCGCCAGGGGTCTTCATCCTGAATGTGATCATCGCACTTTATTCGTCTACAGGCTTACTGAACCTGCTTGGGTTTGAATTGCTGAGCTTTCGCGCGGTCGATGTATCAGGAGGAGTTGGGGCGATCGGGCTTTTTATAATAGGGTTTAAACTTTCAAAGGAAAATTATCGTCCTGCCAAACTTTTCTTATTGGCCTGGAGTATTTTCCTGCTTGGTCTGTTCCTTCTTGTTTTGCGAAATATTAACATCCTGCCGTATAATATTTTCACAACTTACACCATGCAGTTCGGCTCTATTGCAGAAGTTGTACTGCTATCTATTGCACTGGCGGATAAGATTAATATATTTAAAAAGGAAAGGGAAGAATCGCAGGAGGAGGCCCTGCGCGTGTCGCTGGAAAATGAAAAGATCATTATGGAGCAAAACATTAATCTGGAAAGGAGTGTCAACGAGCGAACTGCTGAATTGCAACACGCTAATACAGAACTAAATGTGACGCTCAACAAGCTGAAAGACACCCAGACACAGCTGCTGGATTCCGAAAAGATGGCTTCGCTGGGTCAGCTTACAGCAGGGATCGCCCATGAGATCAACAATCCGATCAACTTCGTAAGCTCGAACATCAGACCCCTCCGCCGCGACATTGACGACGTCCTCGAAATCCTCGATTCCTATAATGACATTCAGGGCGTTGACTCAATTGATCAGTTACGGGTTAAGATCAAAGAAATCGAGCGATTGAAAGAAGACCTGGATCTGGACTACATTAAAACCGAGCTGGGCACCTTACTGAAAGGCATGGAAGATGGCGCCAGCAGGACGGTTGAGATTGTAAAAGGGTTAAAAATATTCTCCCGCGTAGATGAATCCGACCTCAACGTCGTCAACATTAATGAGGGCATTGAGTCAACCCTTATTATTTTAAACTATCAAATGGGTAATTCCATACATTTGGTAAAAGAGCTGGGGAATATCCCGAGTATCGAATGTTTCGCAGGCAAGCTGAACCAGGTGTTTATGAATATCCTCAATAACTCCATTTACGCACTGTTAAATGCGAAAACAGAGGGAAAAACGCCGACAATCTGGGTTAGGTCATGGTTGCAGGACCCGGAAAATATTTCTATTTCCATCCGGGACAACGGGCCCGGTATGCCACCCGCGGTCCGCGCGAAAATTTTCGAGCCGTTCTTTACCACCAAGCAGGTGGGAGACGGAACAGGCCTCGGATTATCCATTGTATTTAAAATAATTGAAGTTCACAGCGGAAATATCCAGGTAAATACCGAAGTTGGCGAGGGAACAGAGTTTTTGATCACCCTGCCCGTAAAACAGAAAGCACGCCCTATCCAAGATTTCAATGAGTGA